The stretch of DNA AATTGGCTCTATagcgccccctagaaaatttcaaagtcaaagtccCTACCTTTGAATTTGACATAGATGAacgaaatttggtaggcacatgtATTGTGTCCAGTCACTCAAAAAaacctcttggagccataccctaagtccaacagtcagccattttaaatttactttgcaattttcgcagtttttgccatttgcagAGGTTGTATTTTAAGATTTGACCCACCTGATTTCAAGTTTGATCAGTGTCATCTTAAGACCTTTGAAAATAAAAGTCATCAAAATCGTGACTTTTCACAGAACCCCCTTGATGTGACATGCTGGTAAATTTCATGTtttgccatgaaacaggaagttgttgtaactggCAAACATCATCCTATTTACATggaatttacatggtgtggtctacacatgatatacagcaacatgacgtataattagtgggtgCTCTCTAGTgtcacatagtggacacaggaattgatatttaactccttcatgCAACCTCTGATATTCATGACAATGTATATGCATGTCAGACAACGTCGACTTAATGaattgctgcattaatgaccCACTTGTGTAGCGCAGCCTAGTAGCAACATGAAGTAAGCCTTATGTTATAAACTTCctttgatttacatgaaattgtGTGGTCAACATTTCATATGCAGCAACATAATGTAcatttagtgtgtgttttttatcacCATATAGTGGACACTGGAAATAATACTTATCTCCTAAATGCAATGTCCAACATTCAGGAGAATGTATATCAGTGTCTgttgccctctggtaaatgtattgctgcatcaTGTTCCTctgcaataaaaacactttgactGCAGCACACCCCGCCATACACAAAGGTGCGAGGATCCAATCATAGCtacttgcagctttaattagggcccaagcacgaAAGTGCCAGGGGCCCAATGGTCCCTGGCACTGAAAGTCCATGGaaactattgtttttgtaaagattattattattattattattagccaGCCATTTTTGATTTCAtgcatcaattttcattttacaaaaacatactAACCAAACTTTGCCTATATGTTCGAACTAATAAATGCTTCAATTGGTATCAAAATTGGGCTTAGGTGTGGCATTTCAGCTCTTTAGCGGCCCCTAATTACTTTTATCATTGAGGTGCTATGGGTGAtccaaaactcacaaaacttttcacatgcatcagaagtggcaTACATTGATATTGgatatgggtcttgggcatgggtgtggcaaaataGCTCAAGGGCGCCATCAATCTATACAAACATGGTACCATCTCTAACCATTGATAACactattttctctccttcatcactTGCCCGCAACCTCGGAGTGAACAAGATGGTCAAGAACTGCTTGCTCACACTGACATACCCATCCGCCCATCTCTTCAAGTCAAGACTAAAAACATTGCCCTCTCCCTCTACCTTCCCTCACCTAtgccaccctctctctctctatgggtttttctcctcctctgtaaTTTCACCActtttgttgcttttatgtAGTGTTGTACTTTATATTCACAGTATATTATGTTTATAATGTAAAGTGTCTTTTGGGTCtcttgaaaagtgctatataaattaaTAGTAGTAGGGGTGTTTGTGCAGACCTGATATGCAAttgtcttttttacttttattttttgagaacaaaaaaaatgccCTATTAAAatccctctcactctcctcctTCAAAGTGGGGACGCTGAGACAAACCTGTACAAAGTGTACAAGGGATTTGTATGGACGTGCTACGTAATTGTAGGTCTAGTTTTACTCATGGCAGACATACCAGGTGCCAGATAAAGTTCCTGTCTCTGCACCCAAACTCAAATACACTGTAATATGTGAAACTCTTTAAATAGTGGTCATGTGGTTGAACTAAACACTACATTGGCATTGGGCTTACATTAATAACAGGCTTACACATTGACATCAACCCTGCAACACATTGATAGTCGGTgtaagaagtattcagatcctttacttaagtagcaataccacactGTGAAAATActccactacaagtaaaagtcctgcatttaaaaacttagttaagtaaaagtatgtaaGTGCTATCAGCAAAACTTCCTTaaagcatgaaaaataaaagtgctCATTCTGCAGAACAATTGTCCCTGTCAGTGTATTACTATTatatatgatgtttttaatgttactgCTGCATTACATTTATGTTGCATTTTACTGCTGTAGATGTTTAAGGTTGTGTTAATTCTatctactttatatactgttgggtagtttaatctacaGCAATACATCATTCTATAAGGTCATCACATGTTTGTAGTGTCACTGTCCTGTGAGAACTACGTATCTCTAAAAAGTAAACTTTTCATGAGCTCAGAAAAGCAACCTATTTTCGGCTTTGTGACAATGCATTTTCCAGCTAATCcaaggttgttgtttttttttaaaaaaaaaaagtttatttagtttaaGAAGGAGGAGAATTTTCTCAACCCATGAAGGAACACTTAATCCTTCAATTtatcaaaaacattcaaaatcaccaaatttggaGATACATAGTTTTCACTGGGAAGGAAGGGTATAAAAAAATTGTAATCTGGAAAGTAACttgtaactatagctgtcagataaatgtagtgaagtaaaaaagtacaatatttccctctgaatgtagttgagtagaagtataaagctgcataaaatggaaatactgagTAAGGAAAAGAACCTTgaatttgtacttaagtacagtacttaagtaaatgcactttagttacattccaccattGATGATAGTCTTGTAACAAGGATCTATGTTGCAGCCATGCTCCCCTTTGGATGAAAAGAAAGCAGTAAAAATGACTGGAACACTATGGAAACGAGTAGCGACTCCATGCACACAACGGTtcacttgctgctgctgctgatctgctaaacaTGCTGCTAATGCTAAGCTTTCTGTCTGGACACAGGGTAAGAGTGTcaattcttgattaaaagctccaTTTTCACTGTcctctctttttagagcacttttctctAACTCGTGTCATGCCACAACTCTGGTCTCTCCCTGACATGCtagagtcagtcagcagagCCGTGAAGCTCCGCCCTGCCCCCCACACAGAGCGGAGCGGCTCGCTGATTGCTGGTGTATTCagagtttattaatattaaatgtatcatgtgtccaaattgcaccaaatttgacactGCACTCCCTTTGCTCCCCAGCCATACACCAGCCAAGTGTGGAGTCAATCGGATTAACGGTTCaagagatatgcaaaggacacacatatatacatacagggATCCTTCCTTTAATAGATAGATGAACTGACTGTGTTGTTTAACCAAGCCCAAACTCACGTCCAAACTAATGAAATCGATATTTAAGCCCACTCACTTAAACCAATCAAATCACGGtgggctgtaaaaaaaaaacatttgatactGAACGCTGCCCCGTTCTGCAGACTGCAGCCAGGTATACTTTCCAACACTGGGCTGGCCAACCTATGGTGTAACTTCAttactcagtcagtcagtgacagacattCAGGATTAAAGGGCTGGTCCATGGCCGGTCCAGTCAAAAATTGTAATGTAAAATTTAGATTGCACAATGGTTCTTCTCACTTTGTTTGAAGTGATTTGATTGACTGTAgttcctgtcactgtttgttaaaGAGAGTTGATTTGCTGAAGGCCTCTTGATTGATTTTTCCCACCCTAATGGTGGAACATATTGTCTAATCACTATGTATTACTAGGATGTAGCCTACATAATATACCAGTGACTGTATCCTACTATTATTGTTGATCTTAGAGGGCCTGAGGGCCACTGAGCATAGCTAGATAGACTCCCCAGGGATTCCAGGGCAAAAATGAGCTCTGGGCCCCTATTGTCCACCTGTTTACACAAATAAGCACCATGTAAACTTTGACACAAGGCCCCTCTACAGGACATTAGTATCATTGCAGTGAGTCTTCATGACTGCAAAAGTATCATATTTTGGTACAGGAGATAAACCTACATGTAAGTTAGacttataatatattaatataattaatgttAACTAATGATGACTAGAAGTCACTTCATTAACAGAAGACAAGAAACTCATCAGTACCTGCGACCCTCTGTCATCATTAAGCTATTATATTTCAAGTCATTATAATGACAGTATAAGTTCTGACTTACTGTATGAGGATTTTTTTCCAGGTCATGAGACGCTGTCAAAATTTTGACCATGTATTTGTCAGGATCTGTATCCCTCCTGAATGAATTAGATTTCCAAGAATGGAAATAATTTAGTAACTGgagtactgtatgttttgatgtttgGGGGCATTATTTTCTCCTAAACATATATTCCATGTATAATAGGCGCAGATGAGCTCGCTGCAGCTGAATAGAGAGTATCCTatgtgagagagacacagcCTCTACAGTAAATCGTGTCTCTTTAACTGAGGTATTCTCAGGACgggggagaggggggtgggtgggggggggttggttCATCGGGTTCATGTAGTATTGGACGCCTCCTCCCATTTCAGGTTGGCTGCTTCCTTGGCTCCCTCGGTGAAAAAGGGTAGCTGTAAGGCAAATAGGTGATGGAAATGGCATGGAAGTTTGCAGTGGAAATGGCTAAATAGTCTTGCTTGACCTTTATTTGGGACACAGAAACTCGATCAGCTGATGACTCCAAACTAGCTGCCATTTTCAGGTCATTCGTGGCATCTCGCTAACTTGTTTGAAGCTCCAGCCAGTTGTATGAATAAGCTTGCTTAATTCTTCTACTAATCGCCCACTGGGATGGGGGAATCGCTTTGTCCTGTGCTGGCTAATGGTGGAATATAAATCATGATGGCTGATGGATGTTGCAGAGGGATGGAAAGAGGCAAGGGTAAGATTGCATCAGATTCTTTATCAAGACCCACATATCCTCAGCAGTATGTCCAGACCGGATCACAGCAGCAGGGCAATGACATCCAGGAGTTAGCCTCCAAACGCGTCGACATCCAGAAGAAACGCTTCTATCTGGATGTGAAGCAAAGTGTTCGCGGACGCTTCCTCAAAATAGCCGAGGTATGGATAGGAAGAGGCCGACATGATAACATCAGGAAGAGCAAACTGACGCTGTCCATGTCGATGGCTCCCGCTCTACGCTACTGCTTAGGAGACTTCATAGATTATTACGCCCGGATCGGGCTGCGGGGGGGCCTGGCGCCTCCGCAGCTCGAGGAGCACAGCAACAATGGCCAGGGCCGCGCGCACGATTTCCGCAGGAGAGCGCAAGAGCACCACACGGTGCTGTCTCCCACCGGCTCTGCGGTGTCCGATGACCATGCACACCGCGTTCTCAAGAGCGAATTCATCGAGAGGGATAACAGAAAGTACTTTCTGGACCTGAAGGAGAACCAGAGAGGTAGGTTCCTCCGCATTCGGCAGACTGTCAGTAAAGGACACGGCACAATGGGCTACTACGGACAGGGCATCGAGCAGACCATAGTGCTGCCTGCTCAGGGGCTCATCGAGTTCAGAGACGCGCTGTCACAGCTGATTGAAGACTACGGCGACGAAGACAGCGACGACCGCGGCCGAGCCGGATCCAGAAACCACGACGACAACCCCGAGCTTCCAGAGGCTGCGTCCTTTCGGGTGGACAACAAGAGGTTTTACTTTGACGTCGGTTCTAACCGATAtggtgtctttttaaaaattagtgAAGTGCGACAGCCGTACAGAAACACCATCACAGTTCCCCTAAAAGCCTGGGCTAGATTTGGAGAGAATTTCATCAGGTACGAAGAGGAGATGCGACGGATTTTCTCCTGTCACAAAGAGAAGAGGACAGACGCGCGGCAGGACagtgaggagcaggaggacTGACCTAGGCAGTAGGCTGCGCCTGTGCTTTTGCATGTATTCTAGGGATTCTGTTAGTGACGAAAATTTCCAGACCTGACAGTAACCCCTAAATacatgatgtactgtatgtgtcccTACAATACTACACTAGATGCAGTGTCCCTCATTCACTTTTTGGCTCATCTGTCAAGGGCTGGTAAACACAAAATTTAACCTGCCAAGAAGTCATTCATTCATAGCCTA from Thunnus albacares chromosome 18, fThuAlb1.1, whole genome shotgun sequence encodes:
- the purg gene encoding purine-rich element-binding protein gamma, producing MMADGCCRGMERGKGKIASDSLSRPTYPQQYVQTGSQQQGNDIQELASKRVDIQKKRFYLDVKQSVRGRFLKIAEVWIGRGRHDNIRKSKLTLSMSMAPALRYCLGDFIDYYARIGLRGGLAPPQLEEHSNNGQGRAHDFRRRAQEHHTVLSPTGSAVSDDHAHRVLKSEFIERDNRKYFLDLKENQRGRFLRIRQTVSKGHGTMGYYGQGIEQTIVLPAQGLIEFRDALSQLIEDYGDEDSDDRGRAGSRNHDDNPELPEAASFRVDNKRFYFDVGSNRYGVFLKISEVRQPYRNTITVPLKAWARFGENFIRYEEEMRRIFSCHKEKRTDARQDSEEQED